The Deltaproteobacteria bacterium genome includes the window GCCCCTGACAGTATGGATCAGCTTGATATCGAATACATCATCGATTTTTGCCCGCAGAAAACGAATATAGACATCCACGGTATTGGTGCCGCCGTCAAACTCGTACGCCCATACGTTGTCCAGCAGCATCTCCCGGGATAAGACCAGCCCCTTGTTTTTGAGCAGGTAGCGGAGCAGATCGAATTCGCGCTTCGTCAGTTCCACCGGAACGTCCCCCACGCAAACCGTATGCCTGCGCGCATCCAGCGTCAGGCCGGAAGCCGTCAACACATCGGCCGCTTCCTTTTGCACAGTCTGTTTTCTGAGGCACATGCGGATCCTCGCCAGCAATTCTTCGATTGCGAACGGTTTCGTCAGATAATCATCGGCGCCTCCGTCCAGACCGGAGACCTTGTCTTCCACGCTGTCCCGGGCCGTCAACAGGATGACAGGAATGAAGGACGTGCGTCGAATACGGCGCAAGACCTCCATTCCGCTGATCCGGGGCAGCATGATATCCAGCAGGATCAAATCGAACCCGCCGGATTGGGCAAGCTCCAATCCGGCTCTGCCGTCGAACGCTTTCGTCACTTCGTAGCCCTCGTAGGCAAGTTCCAATTCCACGAAG containing:
- a CDS encoding response regulator transcription factor, which codes for MGSKILLIEDEEKLARFVELELAYEGYEVTKAFDGRAGLELAQSGGFDLILLDIMLPRISGMEVLRRIRRTSFIPVILLTARDSVEDKVSGLDGGADDYLTKPFAIEELLARIRMCLRKQTVQKEAADVLTASGLTLDARRHTVCVGDVPVELTKREFDLLRYLLKNKGLVLSREMLLDNVWAYEFDGGTNTVDVYIRFLRAKIDDVFDIKLIHTVRGVGYVIKDE